A region of Salirhabdus salicampi DNA encodes the following proteins:
- a CDS encoding homoserine O-acetyltransferase family protein encodes MSDLYESSQLSIGEFMLENGEARNCTIAYERVGKWPASHDQIIVICHALTGNQWAYGEHHDGWWSDFIGPGKMIDTNKYTVFTTNVIGGCNGTDVEQDTLGYPNITVRDMVRAQKQFLAKLDIDQVYAIVGGSLGGMQVWEWAVMDPTFAEVYVPLASTPIFSDYALAYNHIAEQAILSHQNETDSNGKGLEIARMIGMITYRSPQLFNNRFERSQGEDDRYEVQNYLDYQGNKLLQRFDENSYVTLLRAMNSHDITRGRGSLGDVLARIQAPILTVSFSHDLLYPPKAIHEAARQLENAGIDVRYHSVETDFGHDGFLVEPEKWQHVVKDFLLAQEERNQVDQSRVIGAWNGP; translated from the coding sequence ATGTCTGATTTATATGAGTCCAGTCAGTTAAGTATTGGTGAATTTATGTTAGAAAACGGTGAAGCACGAAATTGCACAATTGCTTACGAACGAGTTGGGAAGTGGCCGGCTTCACATGACCAGATTATTGTCATTTGTCATGCCTTAACTGGTAACCAATGGGCATATGGGGAACATCATGACGGTTGGTGGAGCGACTTTATTGGACCTGGGAAAATGATTGATACAAACAAGTATACCGTGTTTACGACAAACGTAATTGGCGGGTGTAATGGTACTGATGTAGAACAGGATACGTTAGGTTATCCGAATATAACGGTTAGAGATATGGTGCGAGCACAAAAACAGTTTTTAGCGAAGTTAGATATTGATCAAGTTTATGCCATTGTTGGGGGTTCCCTTGGGGGAATGCAAGTATGGGAATGGGCAGTTATGGACCCAACGTTTGCAGAAGTGTATGTCCCGCTTGCATCAACTCCTATCTTTTCGGATTATGCTCTCGCATATAATCACATAGCAGAACAAGCGATATTATCTCATCAAAATGAAACGGACTCTAACGGTAAAGGGTTAGAAATTGCTAGAATGATTGGAATGATTACTTATCGGTCACCACAGTTATTTAATAATCGTTTTGAACGCTCACAAGGGGAAGACGATCGGTATGAAGTTCAAAATTACTTAGATTACCAAGGGAATAAATTATTGCAACGATTTGATGAAAACAGTTATGTAACGTTACTTAGAGCGATGAATTCCCATGATATTACACGGGGTCGTGGAAGTTTAGGAGATGTTTTGGCGCGAATACAGGCACCTATTTTAACAGTCTCGTTTAGCCACGATTTGCTGTACCCGCCTAAGGCGATTCATGAAGCAGCGCGACAGTTAGAAAATGCAGGCATAGATGTCCGTTATCATTCTGTCGAAACGGATTTTGGTCATGATGGTTTTCTCGTCGAACCAGAAAAGTGGCAACACGTTGTAAAGGATTTTTTGCTAGCACAAGAAGAGAGGAACCAAGTTGATCAAAGTCGTGTGATTGGGGCCTGGAACGGACCATAA
- a CDS encoding PLP-dependent aspartate aminotransferase family protein has translation MTKKTTQEEATTQYAFETQVLHGGQAPDPTTGSRAVPIYQTSSYVFSNTEHAAGLFSLDEAGNIYSRIGNPTVDVLEKRIALLENGVGALATASGQSAITLSILSVAESGDEILAATNLYGGTYNLFAQTLPRYGVKVTFVDPTDPNNFREKITDKTKAIYAETIGNPSLHVLDIEAVADVAHEAGIPLIVDNTFPTPYLCRPIDHGADIVVHSGTKWLGGHGTSIAGLIIDGGRFNWGNGKFSSFTEPDPSYNGIRYWNDFGGLAFIMKARVQLLRDFGPSLSPFNAFLILQGIETLHVRMREHCRNAQQLAKHLQAHPDVDWVTYPGLENHPSHELAKQYLDDGYGAVVNFGIKGGRKVGEAIINNISIWSHLANVGDAKSLIIHPASTTHQQLTGDELIATGVTEDLIRLSVGIEHIDDLTTDLFNAISKATGNKRDGQKVVVNDEGVIRRVLKSPTINENGEERPVKIAVVGLSGKPARPSYRLARKMQRLGYKLIPVNPREEEILGEKVYPDLISIPEPVDIIQVFRNPEAAIEIAKEAGELDHKGIFWLQEGVISDEAVKIAAEQGYDVVHNRCTYKETQRLRGTIVTYV, from the coding sequence ATGACTAAAAAAACGACTCAAGAGGAAGCGACAACCCAATACGCTTTTGAAACACAAGTATTGCATGGAGGGCAAGCACCAGACCCGACAACAGGTTCACGGGCAGTACCCATTTATCAAACAAGTTCTTACGTTTTTTCGAATACAGAACATGCAGCGGGGTTATTTTCTTTAGATGAAGCGGGGAATATTTATTCCCGTATTGGCAACCCAACTGTTGATGTATTAGAAAAACGTATTGCTTTACTCGAAAATGGTGTAGGTGCTTTAGCTACAGCAAGTGGGCAATCAGCCATCACATTATCCATTTTAAGTGTAGCGGAAAGTGGCGATGAGATTCTAGCTGCAACGAATTTATACGGGGGGACGTATAATTTATTCGCTCAAACTTTACCGCGTTATGGTGTGAAAGTGACATTTGTTGATCCAACGGATCCAAACAACTTTCGTGAAAAAATTACCGATAAAACGAAAGCAATTTATGCTGAAACAATCGGTAACCCAAGCTTACATGTGTTGGATATTGAAGCGGTGGCAGATGTTGCCCACGAAGCGGGTATTCCACTAATTGTAGATAACACATTCCCAACCCCTTACTTATGCCGTCCAATCGATCACGGTGCAGATATTGTTGTTCATTCAGGAACAAAATGGTTAGGTGGACACGGAACTTCTATTGCGGGCTTGATTATAGATGGTGGACGTTTTAATTGGGGAAATGGAAAGTTCTCTTCCTTTACAGAACCAGATCCAAGCTATAACGGGATTCGTTACTGGAACGACTTCGGTGGCTTAGCGTTTATTATGAAAGCTAGAGTTCAATTACTTCGGGACTTTGGGCCAAGTTTAAGCCCATTCAATGCATTTTTAATTTTACAAGGAATTGAAACATTACATGTACGGATGCGAGAACATTGTAGAAATGCACAACAATTGGCTAAACATTTACAGGCACACCCTGATGTGGATTGGGTAACCTATCCAGGTTTAGAAAACCATCCGTCCCATGAGCTTGCGAAACAGTACTTAGATGATGGTTATGGTGCTGTAGTTAACTTCGGCATTAAAGGTGGCCGAAAGGTAGGAGAGGCTATTATTAACAATATTTCTATTTGGTCCCACTTAGCTAATGTCGGTGATGCAAAATCACTTATAATTCACCCTGCAAGTACAACACATCAACAATTAACTGGTGACGAATTGATCGCGACAGGGGTAACTGAGGATCTCATTCGTTTATCAGTAGGAATTGAACATATCGATGATTTAACTACTGACTTGTTTAATGCGATTTCAAAAGCTACTGGTAATAAACGAGACGGTCAAAAGGTTGTCGTGAATGACGAAGGTGTCATTCGCCGTGTCTTAAAATCACCAACCATCAATGAAAATGGAGAAGAACGTCCGGTGAAAATTGCCGTTGTAGGTCTGTCAGGTAAACCAGCAAGACCGAGTTACCGTTTAGCTCGTAAAATGCAACGTTTAGGATATAAATTAATCCCAGTCAATCCCCGGGAAGAGGAGATTTTAGGAGAAAAAGTGTATCCAGATCTCATTTCTATTCCAGAACCTGTTGATATTATCCAAGTGTTCAGGAATCCAGAAGCTGCGATTGAAATTGCAAAAGAAGCGGGGGAGTTAGATCATAAAGGGATATTTTGGCTGCAAGAAGGTGTCATATCTGATGAAGCAGTAAAAATTGCTGCAGAACAAGGGTATGACGTCGTTCATAACCGCTGTACCTATAAAGAAACCCAACGTCTTCGAGGAACAATCGTTACTTACGTGTAA
- the sfnG gene encoding dimethylsulfone monooxygenase SfnG, with amino-acid sequence MSQLKFAYWIPNVSGGLVVSNLPQKTDWSFEANKRYAQIAEEVGFEYALLQTRFFASYGAEYQLEAMTLASALASVTKKLNLISAVLPGLWHPAVYAKMLASLDHISNGRAAVNVVSGWFRGEFDGYGEPWLEHGERYKRAEEFIRVLREMFTAEKANFQGNYYQINDAPLKPKPEKDIPIFQGGNSQDARHMASRVSDYYFMNGNTLEGIQEQIADVKAKAAAQGREEEVKFGINGFAIVRDTEEEAVQLLRDIIANKDEEAVKGFQQAVKEAGQSTKDKQGMWANSTKEDLVQYNDGFKTGLIGTPEQVANRIIELKKVGVDLVLTGHFHYEEDLRLFGEKVIPLVREKEKRLTKEGILV; translated from the coding sequence ATGAGTCAACTTAAATTTGCTTATTGGATACCAAATGTTAGTGGAGGATTGGTTGTGTCAAACCTTCCACAAAAAACGGATTGGAGTTTTGAAGCGAATAAACGGTATGCACAGATTGCGGAAGAAGTAGGATTTGAATACGCGTTATTACAAACTCGTTTTTTTGCTAGTTATGGAGCGGAATATCAACTGGAAGCGATGACATTAGCTTCAGCTTTAGCAAGTGTAACGAAAAAATTAAACTTAATATCGGCGGTTCTACCAGGGCTATGGCACCCAGCAGTTTACGCAAAAATGCTTGCTTCCCTTGATCACATTAGTAATGGGCGTGCTGCAGTAAACGTTGTAAGCGGTTGGTTCAGGGGTGAGTTCGACGGTTATGGTGAACCGTGGCTAGAACACGGCGAGCGTTATAAACGAGCAGAGGAGTTCATTCGTGTTCTCCGCGAAATGTTTACCGCTGAAAAAGCAAACTTCCAAGGAAACTATTATCAAATTAACGATGCACCATTGAAGCCAAAACCAGAAAAAGACATTCCAATCTTCCAAGGTGGAAACTCACAAGATGCTCGTCATATGGCTTCTCGAGTTTCGGACTATTACTTTATGAATGGGAATACATTGGAAGGAATTCAAGAGCAAATTGCAGATGTAAAGGCAAAAGCAGCGGCCCAGGGCCGAGAAGAAGAAGTGAAATTTGGAATTAATGGCTTCGCCATCGTTCGTGATACAGAAGAGGAAGCGGTTCAACTTCTAAGAGATATTATTGCCAATAAAGATGAAGAGGCGGTGAAAGGATTTCAACAAGCCGTAAAAGAGGCGGGCCAATCAACAAAAGATAAGCAGGGGATGTGGGCTAACTCTACAAAAGAAGATTTGGTTCAATATAACGATGGGTTTAAAACAGGTCTCATTGGAACGCCGGAACAAGTGGCAAATCGCATTATCGAATTGAAAAAAGTCGGGGTGGACCTCGTGTTAACAGGGCATTTCCACTATGAGGAAGACTTACGATTGTTTGGAGAAAAAGTCATCCCTCTCGTTCGGGAAAAAGAAAAACGATTAACGAAAGAAGGCATCCTTGTATGA
- a CDS encoding NADPH-dependent FMN reductase, protein MKLLGISGSLSDRSKTFLAVEKAIQFAEEQFFETKQAIKEKLNTDKYDQTIETEIVNLKDYDLQFCDGRNPLDYEGDTKKLIKKIIEADAFIVGSPVYRGSMSGALKNVFDLIPNNCLEGKVIGFIATGGTYHHFLAIEHQLHPLAGYFSAHVVPGGVYAHNEHYDNQGLISDEILERLRVLSYSVIDLHHRLYDSHTIAKKPYIPRKSLSATKS, encoded by the coding sequence ATGAAATTATTAGGGATTTCCGGCAGTTTATCTGACCGTTCAAAAACATTTCTAGCAGTAGAGAAGGCAATCCAATTTGCAGAAGAACAATTTTTTGAGACGAAACAGGCAATTAAAGAAAAATTAAATACCGATAAGTATGATCAAACAATCGAAACGGAGATTGTAAATTTAAAAGACTATGACCTACAGTTTTGTGATGGTCGTAACCCTCTCGACTACGAAGGGGATACGAAAAAGCTTATTAAGAAAATTATCGAAGCTGATGCCTTTATAGTTGGTAGCCCAGTTTACCGCGGGTCTATGAGTGGTGCGTTGAAAAACGTCTTTGATTTAATTCCGAATAATTGTTTAGAAGGGAAAGTAATTGGTTTTATTGCTACAGGCGGAACGTATCACCACTTTTTAGCGATTGAACATCAACTCCATCCACTTGCCGGGTATTTTTCGGCTCATGTTGTACCAGGTGGTGTATATGCCCACAATGAGCACTACGACAATCAAGGGTTGATATCAGATGAAATATTGGAACGGTTACGGGTGCTATCTTACTCTGTTATTGATTTACATCACCGATTATATGATAGCCATACAATTGCAAAAAAACCTTATATTCCGAGAAAAAGTTTATCAGCTACAAAAAGTTAG
- the acsA gene encoding acetate--CoA ligase: MTVTSGIVKPYESNYNLQHYEKVYNNFSWESVEKAFSWSKTGQLNIAYEAVDKHVDEGYGDKIALHYVHNETEVKLTFADLKQQSDQYAQVLRKHGVKKGDRVFIFLPKHPDCYVAIMAVIKIGAIAGPLFEAFMEEAIKDRMQDCGAKVLITNSELVSRVPREELPDLQTVLITGESSECQQDELSLWEEIRGLDAESDENVIEWVERDDPMIIHYTSGSTGKPKGILHAHRAMIQQYQTGKWVLDLKEDDVYWCTAHPGWVTGSSYGVFAPWLNRATIIVNGGRFAAEAWYELIERTRISVWYSAPTAFRMLMSAGEELQKQYDLSSLRHILSVGEPLNPEVITWGKRTLQLRIHDTWWMTETGAQLIVNLPSQPIKPGSMGRPLPGIKVEILNDKGEPLPIGEVGQLAIKANWPSIMKGIWKNEEKHQSYFPYDGWYISGDLAYKDEDGYIFFQGRNDDMINSSGERIGPFEVESKLIEHPAVAEAGVIGKPNELRGEIVKAFIVLRNGYQPSDELLKDVRAFVKTKLAAHAAPREIEVLEQLPKTRISGKIMRRVLKAWDLGIDPGDTSALDGGQKKETLYTTKQ, encoded by the coding sequence ATGACGGTAACAAGTGGCATCGTAAAACCGTATGAAAGTAATTACAATTTGCAGCATTATGAGAAGGTTTACAATAATTTTTCATGGGAGTCGGTAGAGAAAGCATTCAGTTGGAGTAAGACAGGTCAACTGAACATCGCATATGAAGCAGTTGATAAGCATGTTGACGAAGGTTATGGTGATAAAATAGCCCTTCACTACGTCCATAATGAAACAGAAGTAAAATTAACTTTTGCGGATTTAAAACAACAGTCTGACCAATATGCTCAGGTTTTAAGAAAACATGGCGTAAAAAAAGGTGACCGTGTTTTTATCTTTTTACCAAAGCATCCGGACTGTTATGTTGCCATTATGGCTGTTATCAAAATAGGAGCCATTGCAGGTCCTCTTTTTGAAGCATTTATGGAGGAAGCTATTAAAGATAGAATGCAAGATTGTGGTGCGAAAGTACTGATTACGAATTCAGAGCTTGTGTCCCGTGTTCCGAGGGAAGAGCTTCCTGATTTACAAACGGTACTCATTACCGGTGAGTCTAGCGAATGTCAACAAGACGAATTGTCTTTATGGGAGGAAATCAGAGGGTTAGATGCTGAATCAGATGAAAATGTGATTGAGTGGGTAGAACGTGACGATCCAATGATTATTCACTATACATCTGGCTCTACCGGAAAACCGAAAGGCATTCTCCACGCCCATCGTGCTATGATACAACAATATCAAACTGGAAAATGGGTCCTCGATTTAAAAGAAGATGATGTATATTGGTGTACGGCACACCCAGGCTGGGTGACAGGAAGCTCCTACGGTGTGTTTGCGCCTTGGTTGAACCGCGCGACCATTATTGTCAATGGAGGGCGATTTGCGGCAGAAGCATGGTATGAATTGATTGAAAGAACGAGGATTTCTGTATGGTACAGTGCGCCAACAGCTTTTCGTATGTTAATGTCGGCAGGTGAAGAACTGCAGAAACAATATGACTTATCGTCGTTGCGACATATTTTAAGTGTTGGGGAGCCACTTAACCCTGAAGTGATTACGTGGGGGAAGAGGACGTTACAATTACGTATACATGACACGTGGTGGATGACCGAAACAGGAGCACAATTAATTGTGAATTTGCCGTCACAGCCCATCAAGCCGGGCTCAATGGGAAGACCTTTACCAGGCATAAAAGTAGAAATACTTAACGATAAAGGTGAGCCGTTACCAATAGGTGAAGTCGGACAATTAGCAATAAAAGCAAACTGGCCGTCGATTATGAAAGGGATTTGGAAGAATGAGGAAAAACATCAATCTTATTTTCCATATGACGGTTGGTATATTTCAGGTGATTTAGCTTATAAAGATGAAGACGGCTATATTTTCTTCCAAGGCCGTAATGATGATATGATTAACTCTTCTGGTGAACGTATTGGGCCATTTGAAGTAGAAAGTAAATTAATTGAACATCCAGCTGTAGCTGAAGCAGGGGTAATCGGCAAACCTAATGAGTTACGAGGAGAAATTGTTAAAGCTTTTATCGTTTTACGTAACGGTTACCAACCGAGTGATGAGCTGTTAAAAGATGTGAGAGCATTTGTCAAAACAAAATTAGCAGCCCACGCGGCACCAAGAGAAATTGAAGTACTTGAGCAACTACCGAAAACGAGAATTAGTGGAAAAATTATGCGGCGCGTCTTAAAAGCGTGGGACCTTGGAATAGACCCAGGAGATACATCAGCATTGGATGGCGGACAGAAGAAAGAGACGTTATATACAACAAAACAATAA
- a CDS encoding ornithine cyclodeaminase family protein: protein MLVISKEEQKQLVNMNEVIDNASLALKEFSANRTVTPIRAALPFHNGQNTSLVMPSVAEELKSVGLKVVSVAPNNTKIGKKAINGVVMLSDFESGEPVAMLEGSYLTMVRTGALSGVATKYLAREDAKTLSVIGTGAQAEGLVAAVLAVRNIEQIYLYNRTKKKAEEFARYVFDTYGIQTEVISDANETVKKADIVVTATNALTPVFSDSLQPGVHVNAVGSFRPTMQELPSNAVTSANKVVVEAKDAALEETGDLQVPIREGLFNESDIYSELGKVVAGDYPGRESEREITLFKSVGLAVVDIVVARYIYDKAKVRNIGTKLHL from the coding sequence ATGCTTGTCATAAGTAAAGAGGAACAAAAACAATTAGTTAACATGAATGAAGTGATTGATAATGCTTCGTTAGCATTAAAAGAATTCTCAGCTAACCGTACAGTAACTCCTATTCGAGCAGCACTACCATTTCACAATGGGCAAAACACATCACTAGTGATGCCGTCTGTAGCAGAAGAGTTAAAAAGTGTAGGATTGAAAGTCGTATCTGTCGCTCCAAACAATACAAAAATAGGAAAGAAGGCGATTAACGGAGTTGTCATGTTATCAGACTTTGAATCTGGTGAACCCGTAGCAATGTTGGAAGGTTCGTATTTGACAATGGTTCGGACAGGTGCATTGTCAGGTGTTGCGACGAAATATTTAGCAAGAGAAGATGCGAAAACGTTGAGCGTAATTGGGACAGGTGCACAAGCCGAAGGGTTAGTTGCTGCGGTGCTCGCGGTTCGTAATATTGAACAAATCTATCTTTATAATCGAACAAAAAAGAAAGCAGAGGAATTCGCGCGATATGTGTTTGATACATATGGAATACAAACCGAAGTAATATCGGATGCTAACGAAACCGTAAAGAAAGCAGATATTGTCGTTACCGCTACAAATGCTTTAACACCTGTGTTTTCTGATTCTTTACAACCAGGAGTGCATGTCAATGCAGTCGGCTCTTTTCGTCCAACTATGCAAGAATTACCTTCAAATGCTGTGACGTCGGCAAATAAAGTTGTAGTAGAAGCGAAAGATGCGGCGTTAGAAGAAACAGGTGACTTGCAAGTCCCAATTAGGGAAGGGTTATTCAATGAATCGGATATTTACAGTGAACTTGGCAAGGTTGTAGCTGGAGATTATCCGGGTAGAGAATCAGAAAGAGAGATTACATTATTCAAATCAGTAGGATTAGCCGTCGTTGATATTGTTGTGGCTAGATATATTTACGACAAAGCTAAGGTAAGAAATATTGGAACGAAACTTCATCTCTAA
- a CDS encoding MBL fold metallo-hydrolase, producing MDDFFLIVFFLSIITWFVGLISPRTVLKWGKTKTRKRVSLICGSTLVLSFVMIGITAEIETKTEDVSDKKANDEEVIVEETKDLGEKKDKLADDEHSSDANDNIKEEQETEDQASSTNKEAEPKTEKSHDELSIPPPSGELVVHYMDVGQGDSTLILGPDFTILIDAGRYNASDVVPYLNSVGVQSIDLMIGTHPHADHIGQMDKVLQNFPVKEVWMSGDAHTSRTFERVIDAIAASEASYHEPRAGETFTIGSSQLDVVSPYSINGNFHKGSVAVKVRYGNVNFLFTGDAEHETEREILNRDYDLKAYIYQLGHHGSSTSNTEAFLKAINPEVAIYSAGHGNSYGHPHDEVVNRVRSMGIKLYGTDVHGHILVKTNGTTYTVETKTSGTITTEPSEETSKDTTAEKEEAPEEEEVSANCVDVNTATKERLTEIIHIGDSRADDLISLRSFSSIDQLTRIRGISENRLGDIKEQGLACVK from the coding sequence TTGGATGATTTTTTTCTAATCGTGTTTTTTCTTTCCATTATCACTTGGTTTGTCGGACTTATTAGTCCACGTACAGTTTTAAAGTGGGGAAAAACAAAAACCCGTAAAAGGGTGTCCTTAATATGCGGGTCTACCCTCGTACTTAGCTTTGTAATGATTGGGATAACTGCCGAGATAGAAACAAAGACCGAGGATGTTTCAGATAAAAAGGCGAATGATGAAGAGGTTATCGTCGAAGAAACGAAAGACTTAGGAGAGAAAAAAGATAAATTAGCCGACGATGAACATTCAAGTGATGCTAATGACAACATAAAAGAAGAACAAGAAACAGAGGATCAGGCGTCCTCGACGAACAAAGAGGCGGAACCGAAAACAGAAAAAAGTCATGATGAGTTATCGATACCTCCGCCATCAGGCGAACTCGTCGTTCATTATATGGATGTTGGGCAAGGTGACTCCACCCTCATTTTGGGCCCTGATTTTACCATTCTTATTGATGCCGGACGGTACAATGCGAGTGATGTCGTTCCTTACCTTAATTCAGTAGGTGTTCAAAGCATTGATTTAATGATTGGAACGCATCCCCACGCTGATCATATAGGTCAAATGGATAAAGTACTACAAAACTTTCCTGTTAAAGAAGTATGGATGAGTGGTGACGCACATACGTCACGTACTTTTGAACGTGTCATTGATGCAATTGCAGCGTCTGAGGCTAGTTACCATGAACCGAGGGCTGGTGAAACATTTACGATTGGTTCATCGCAACTAGATGTCGTAAGTCCATACAGTATTAATGGGAATTTTCACAAAGGTTCTGTTGCGGTAAAAGTAAGGTATGGAAATGTAAACTTCTTGTTTACAGGAGATGCGGAGCATGAAACGGAACGGGAAATATTAAATCGTGATTATGATCTAAAAGCTTATATCTACCAATTAGGGCATCATGGATCAAGCACATCGAATACAGAAGCATTTTTAAAAGCTATTAATCCGGAAGTAGCCATTTACTCTGCTGGCCATGGAAACTCGTATGGACATCCACATGATGAAGTCGTGAATCGTGTGAGGTCGATGGGAATAAAGTTATATGGAACAGATGTACATGGTCACATTCTTGTGAAAACAAATGGTACGACATACACCGTAGAAACGAAAACAAGTGGAACCATTACGACAGAACCATCAGAGGAAACATCGAAAGATACAACAGCAGAAAAAGAAGAAGCACCTGAAGAAGAAGAGGTTTCGGCTAATTGTGTTGATGTAAACACTGCTACGAAAGAACGATTAACCGAAATTATTCATATAGGTGACTCTAGAGCGGATGATTTAATCTCGTTGCGGTCGTTCAGTTCCATAGACCAGTTAACAAGAATACGAGGTATTAGTGAGAATCGATTAGGAGATATTAAAGAGCAAGGTTTAGCTTGTGTTAAGTAG
- a CDS encoding DUF3006 domain-containing protein, giving the protein MKKAVVDRIVDGKHAVLLVGQKEKEIIIDAVRLPEKAIEGTWVTIKQKGEDVEVISINDNETVETKQRIENKMDLLRQKKGSRFKT; this is encoded by the coding sequence ATGAAAAAAGCAGTGGTTGACCGAATTGTGGATGGTAAGCATGCTGTCTTATTAGTTGGTCAAAAGGAAAAAGAAATTATTATTGATGCTGTCAGACTACCGGAAAAAGCTATTGAAGGCACGTGGGTAACTATAAAGCAAAAAGGTGAAGACGTAGAAGTGATCTCCATTAATGATAATGAGACGGTTGAAACGAAGCAACGTATCGAAAACAAAATGGATTTATTGAGACAGAAAAAGGGGAGCCGATTTAAAACATAA
- the qoxA gene encoding cytochrome aa3 quinol oxidase subunit II, translating into MKKKWALLSIIFLIATFLTGCEPLTVLDPKGPQAETTRDVIMISIWTMLFIVVVVFALLIYVLIKYRASNQSEDYEPPHIHGSKLIEGICVGVPIIIVIFLSVITVKSTYEVESTPKGFEDEEPLIIYVSSSEWKWHFSYPEENIETVNYLYIPTNRPIEFKLFSHGSIASFWVPQLAGQKYAMANMINTLHVAATVPGDYVGRNANFNGEGFAHQTFNVTAMEEDEFQEWVEEVHATADPITIDRFEELLEPGHLGQLTFTGTHLDFLPPPSTHHGASHGEDSEEHNEDHSSHDSHDDSGH; encoded by the coding sequence ATGAAGAAAAAGTGGGCTTTATTATCGATAATATTCTTGATTGCTACTTTCCTTACTGGGTGTGAACCGTTAACGGTTTTGGATCCAAAAGGGCCACAGGCTGAAACGACTAGAGATGTCATAATGATTTCTATTTGGACGATGCTTTTTATCGTCGTTGTCGTTTTTGCACTATTAATCTATGTACTTATTAAATATCGTGCTTCTAATCAAAGTGAAGACTATGAACCACCCCATATCCATGGAAGCAAGTTAATTGAAGGGATATGTGTTGGTGTACCCATTATCATTGTCATTTTTCTTTCCGTTATTACGGTAAAGAGCACGTATGAAGTAGAAAGTACACCAAAAGGTTTTGAAGACGAAGAACCATTAATTATTTATGTTTCTTCTTCAGAATGGAAATGGCATTTCAGCTATCCTGAAGAAAATATTGAAACAGTAAACTATCTATACATTCCAACAAATCGACCAATCGAATTTAAGCTGTTTTCACATGGCTCAATTGCAAGCTTCTGGGTTCCGCAGTTAGCGGGTCAAAAATACGCAATGGCGAACATGATCAATACTTTACACGTTGCCGCAACCGTCCCAGGTGATTATGTTGGCCGAAATGCGAACTTTAACGGAGAAGGATTTGCTCATCAAACCTTTAACGTAACCGCAATGGAGGAAGATGAATTTCAGGAGTGGGTAGAAGAAGTTCATGCTACCGCTGATCCGATAACAATAGATAGATTTGAAGAGTTACTAGAACCTGGTCATTTAGGTCAATTAACCTTTACCGGAACTCATTTAGATTTCTTGCCACCACCAAGTACCCACCACGGGGCTTCACATGGTGAAGATTCAGAAGAGCATAATGAAGACCACAGTTCACACGATTCGCATGATGATAGTGGTCATTAA